The following are encoded together in the Brassica napus cultivar Da-Ae chromosome A9, Da-Ae, whole genome shotgun sequence genome:
- the LOC106414992 gene encoding TATA-binding protein-associated factor BTAF1, with translation MAQQQQSSRLSRLLTLLDTGSTQTTRLTAARQIGDIAKSHPQDLSSLLRKVLHYLRSKKWDTRVAAAHAIGAIVLNVKHTSLSELLNSLATKLGEAGLSGNVDEVVASGNLQSKLLENAPFRSFEMNKVLEFGALLASGGQEYDILNDNSKNPRDRMARQKKNLRRRLGLDMCEQFMDVNEMIGDEDLIEQKSNVHANGVGNRLYANYSPHHIQQFVSRMVPRVAHKRPSARELNLLKRKAKISSKDQAKGNCEGADVEMSSSHASTSKRTLSDSMDSNKANIGNEDDMEPDADGRWPFHSFVEQLILDMFDPAWEIRHGSVMALREILMLHGGSAGVSTAEFSSDNGFDLNEDLTKVTREKEIDLNMQFSVNELEPLRKRPKIEDPSKSFVGNTVLEPMVSDYENSVKDEEVESLLPPVKVNGQVNFISTKAEPESSIDGSSCQSDRNHVAEVSNHVEDKSFVEKSLLPNKNQEENIEVLDLVKQARHSWIKNFEFLQDCTIRFLCVLSLDRFGDYISDQVVAPVREACAQALGATFKYMSPSLIYETLNILLQMQRRPEWEIRHGSLLGIKYLVAVRQEMLQDLLGHILPACKAGLEDSDDDVRAVAADALIPAAAAIVSLRGQTLLSIVMLLWDILLELDDLSPSTSSVMNLLAEIYSQDDMTVVMHEELSVGEGQKVDLNETVHVESVRERRDVRESPYALSGLAPRLWPFTRHDITSVRFSAIRTLERLLEAGCRKNISEQSKSSFWPSSILGDTLRIVFQNLLLESTEEILECSERVWRLLVQCPVEDLEEAAKSYMASWIELAATPYGSTLDATKMFWPVAPPRMSHFKAAAKMKAVQLENEASSTLGFDYARSFASLGKNEDASARSTKIIVGSDMEMSVTRTRVVTASALGILASRLSDRSMQFVVDPLSSTLTSLSGVQRQVASVVLISWFREIKCKAPSPSDGSGSLPGFPTPLKKWMLDLLACSDPAFPTKDILLPYAELSRTYTKMRNEASQLLHTVETYHCFDKLLSTTKLNADSLSADETIEFASTLALWNKDSAEKESLEKQVFEDVESSRQQLLSTAGYLKCVQNNLHITVTSLIAAAVVWMSEFPSRLNPIILPLMASIKREQEQILQQKAAEALAELIAYCVDRKPSPNDKLIKNICSLTCMDPSETPQASIIRSIDIVDDLDFLSSRSNAGKQKSKAVLAGGEDRSKVEGFITRRGAELALKHLSMKFGGSLFDKLPKLWECLTEVLVPVTPEDQQNFDLKIESVSDPQVLINNIQVVRSVAPVMEETLKPRLLSLLPCIFKCVRHSHVAVRLAASRCVMTMAKSMTTNVMAAVVENAIPMLGDLTCVNARQGAGMLIGLLVQGLGVELVPYSPLLVVPLLRCMSDVDSSVRQSVTRSFAALVPMLPLARGVPPPVGLSQDLSSNAEDAKFLEQLLDNSHIDDYKLCTELKVTLRRYQQEGINWLGFLKRFKLHGILCDDMGLGKTLQASAIVASDAAERRGLTEEPDVFPSIIVCPSTLVGHWAFEIEKYIDLSLLSVLQYVGSAQDRVSLRELFKNHNVIITSYDVVRKDADYLTQFSWNYCILDEGHIIKNAKSKITSAVKQLKAQHRLILSGTPIQNNIIELWSLFDFLMPGFLGTERQFQASYGKPLLAARDPKCSAKDAEAGVLAMEALHKQVMPFLLRRTKEEVLSDLPEKIIQDRYCDLSPVQLKLYEQFSGSHAKQEISTIIKVDGSADSSNVEVAPTKASTHVFQALQYLLKLCSHPLLVLGEKVTEPVASDLAAMINGCSDIITELHKVQHSPKLVALQEILEECGIGSEASSSDGTLSVGQHRVLIFAQHKALLDIIEKDLFQAHMKSVTYMRLDGSVVPEKRFEIVKAFNSDPTIDVLLLTTHVGGLGLNLTSADTIVFMEHDWNPMRDHQAMDRAHRLGQKRVVNVHRLIMRGTLEEKVMSLQRFKVSVANTVINAENASMKTMNTDQLLDLFASAETSKKGGASSKKGSEDNDQTAGTGKGIKAILGNLEELWDQSQYTEEYNLNQFLAKLNG, from the exons ATGGCTCAGCAACAACAATCTTCGCGACTCAGTCGTCTCCTTACATTGTTGGACA ctGGTTCAACGCAAACTACACGTCTAACTGCAGCTAGGCAGATCGGAGATATTGCAAAGTCTCATCCTCAGGACTTGAGCTCTCTTTTGAGAAAG GTTTTGCATTACCTCCGTAGTAAAAAGTGGGATACGAGGGTTGCTGCTGCTCATGCTATTGGCGCCATTGTCCTGAATGTCAAGCATACTTCATTGAGTGAACTGTTAAATTCTTTGGCAACAAAGTTGGGCGAGGCCGGGTTGTCTGGTAATGTAGATGAAGTGGTGGCTTCAGGCAATCTACAGTCCAAACTTCTAGAAAATGCTCCCTTCAGAAG CTTCGAGATGAATAAGGTTTTAGAGTTTGGCGCTTTGTTGGCATCTGGTGGACAG GAGTACGACATTTTGAATGACAATTCCAAAAATCCAAGGGACCGAATGGCTCGTCAGAAAAAGAATCTCCGGCGACGTCTAG GTTTGGACATGTGCGAGCAGTTTATGGATGTCAATGAAATGATTGGAGATGAGGATCTGATTGAGCAGAAGTCCAATGTTCACGCGAATGGAGTTGGAAACAGATTATACGCAAACTATTCTCCACATCACATTCAACAATTTGTTTCAAGAATGGTTCCTCGTGTCGCTCACAAGAGGCCAAGCGCAAGGGAATTAAATCTACTAAAACGTAAAGCAAAAATAAGCTCAAAAGATCAAGCCAAAGGTAACTGCGAAGGAGCAGATGTTGAGATGTCATCATCTCATGCCTCAACCTCAAAGAGAACTTTGTCTGACTCAATGGACTCTAACAAG GCAAACATTGGTAACGAAGATGATATGGAGCCTGATGCGGATGGAAGATGGCCGTTCCACAGCTTTGTTGAGCAACTTATTCTTGACATGTTTGACCCTG CATGGGAGATCCGTCATGGCAGTGTAATGGCTCTGAGAGAAATATTAATGCTTCATGGTGGTTCTGCTGGAGTGTCAACAGCAGAGTTTAGCTCGGATAAtggttttgatttgaacgaAGATTTGACTAAAGTAACACGAGAGAAAGAAATCGACTTGAATATGCAATTTTCAGTAAATGAGCTGGAGCCACTTCGGAAAAGACCTAAGATTGAGGATCCATCAAAATCATTTGTTGGTAACACGGTTTTGGAACCTATGGTGAGTGACTATGAAAATAGTGTTAAAGATGAAGAAGTTGAGTCTTTACTGCCACCAGTAAAGGTCAATGGTCAAGTTAACTTTATTTCTACCAAGGCGGAACCTGAATCTTCTATCGATGGCTCATCATGTCAGTCTGATAGAAATCATGTTGCAGAGGTCAGCAATCACGTTGAAGATAAGAGTTTTGTTGAGAAATCCCTCCTACCTAACAAGAATCAGGAAGAAAATATTGAAGTGTTGGATTTGGTTAAACAAGCTAGGCATTCTTGGatcaaaaattttgaatttctcCAGGATTGCACCATTCGTTTCTTATGTGTGCTTTCACTTGACCG TTTTGGGGATTATATTTCTGATCAGGTTGTTGCTCCTGTGCGGGAAGCTTGTGCCCAAGCACTTGGTGCTACTTTCAAATACATGAGTCCCTCGTTGATTTATGAGACATTAAATATCTTGCTTCAGATGCAG CGCCGGCCTGAATGGGAAATTCGTCATGGAAGTCTTTTGGGCATCAAGTACTTGGTTGCTGTACGACAG GAAATGCTCCAAGATTTACTTGGCCATATTCTTCCGGCGTGTAAAGCAGGGCTGGAGGATTCTGATGACGATGTTCGAGCGGTTGCCGCTGATGCTCTTATACCGGCAGCAGCCGCTATTGTTTCTTTGAGAGGACAGACGTTACTTTCCATTGTCATGTTACTGTGGGATATCTTGCTTGAGTTGGATGACTTAAGTCCATCCACTAGCAG TGTTATGAACCTCCTGGCAGAGATCTATTCTCAAGATGATATGACAGTGGTGATGCATGAAGAATTATCAGTGGGAGAGGGACAAAAAGTTGATCTCAATGAAACGGTTCATGTCGAGAGTgttagagaaagaagagatgttAGGGAAAGCCCTTATGCGTTATCTGGTTTAGCCCCTAGGCTGTGGCCATTTACGAGACACGACATCACATCAGTTCGATTTTCTGCTATTCGAACTCTG GAGCGACTACTTGAAGCTGGATGCAGAAAGAACATTTCTGAGCAGTCCAAAAGTTCTTTCTGGCCATCTTCTATTTTAGGGGATACCCTAAGAATCGTCTTTCAGAATCTTTTGCTAGAATCAACTGAGGAGATTCTGGAGTGTTCGGAAAGAGTGTGGAGGCTTCTAGTTCAG TGCCCAGTGGAAGATTTGGAAGAAGCTGCAAAATCTTACATGGCTTCGTGGATAGAACTTGCAGCTACTCCTTATGGCTCAACATTGGATGCTACAAAAATGTTTTGGCCAGTAGCTCCCCCTCGTATGAGTCATTTCAAAGCTGCTGCTAAGATGAAAGCTGTCCAACTTGAGAATGAAGCTTCCAGCACTCTGGGATTTGATTATGCAAGGAGTTTTGCTTCCCTTGGAAAAAATGAAGATGCTTCTGCCAGGTCCACTAAAATTATCGTTGGCTCTGATATGGAGATGTCAGTGACTCGCACCCGGGTAGTTACAGCATCTGCGTTAGGTATTCTTGCATCCCGATTGAGCGATCGTTCAATGCAGTTTGTGGTAGATCCACTGAGTAGTACTCTTACTTCCTTGTCCGGTGTTCAGCGCCAG GTTGCGTCGGTTGTGCTTATCTCTTGGTTCAGAGAAATTAAATGCAAGGCCCCTTCCCCTTCTGATGGAAGTGGAAGTTTGCCTGGTTTTCCTACTCCTCTTAAAAAATGGATGCTAGATTTGTTAGCTTGCTCAGACCCTGCATTCCCCACTAAAGATATACTTCTTCCTTATGCTGAGCTCTCAAGAACATACACTAAAATGAGGAACGAAGCTTCTCAGTTGTTGCATACAGTCGAAACCTACCATTGTTTTGATAAGTTATTATCGACGACTAAACTCAATGCGGATAGCTTGAGTGCTGATGAGACGATTGAATTTGCGTCAACACTAGCATTGTGGAATAAAGACAGTGCTGAAAAAGAATCCTTAGAAAAGCAAGTTTTTGAAGATGTGGAGTCATCTAGGCAACAGCTACTAAGTACTGCTGGCTATTTAAAATGTGTCCAG AATAATTTACATATCACAGTCACCTCTCTGATCGCTGCTGCGGTTGTTTGGATGTCAGAATTTCCCTCTAGACTTAATCCAATAATCTTGCCGCTGATGGCTTCAATTAAAAGAGAGCAG GAACAAATACTACAACAGAAAGCTGCTGAGGCTCTTGCAGAACTTATTGCGTACTGCGTAGATCGGAAGCCTAGCCCTAATGACAAGTTAATCAAGAATATTTGTAGCTTGACGTGCATGGATCCTAGCGAAACACCTCAAGCTAGTATCATTAGGTCTATAGATATTGTTGATGATCTGGACTTCCTGTCCTCGCGAAGTAACGCAGGAAAACAGAAGTCAAAAGCAGTGTTGGCTGGTGGCGAAGACAGGTCTAAGGTTGAGGGTTTTATCACCAGGAGAGGAGCTGAACTTGCATTGAAGCATTTAAGCATGAAATTTGGTGGTTCCTTGTTTGACAAGCTCCCTAAATTGTGGGAGTGCCTCACTGAGGTTCTTGTTCCTGTAACTCCTGAAGATCAACAGAACTTTGACCTTAAAATAGAATCTGTCTCTGATCCACAGGTCTTGATAAACAACATTCAG GTTGTACGTTCCGTAGCACCAGTGATGGAAGAAACTCTGAAACCTAGGTTACTTAGTCTCTTGCCTTGCATTTTCAAATGCGTTCGCCATTCCCATGTGGCTGTTAGATTGGCTGCTTCTAGATGTGTTATGACAATGGCTAAATCAATGACAACAAATGTCATGGCAGCAGTAGTGGAAAATGCTATTCCGATGTTGGGAGATTTGACATGCGTAAATGCTAGACAAGGCGCAGGAATGCTTATTGGTTTACTTGTTCAAGGGCTGGGTGTAGAACTGGTTCCGTATTCTCCTTTATTGGTTGTTCCCCTCCTGAGATGCATGAGTGATGTTGACAGTTCTGTCAGGCAGAGCGTGACACGTAGCTTTGCTGCCCTTGTACCTATGCTTCCGTTAGCTCGTGGGGTTCCCCCTCCTGTAGGGTTGAGCCAAGATCTATCCAGCAACGCAGAGGACGCCAAATTTTTGGAGCAGCTACTTGACAACTCCCATATAGATGATTACAAGCTTTGCACTGAATTAAAAGTTACACTGAGAAG GTATCAACAGGAAGGAATCAATTGGTTAGGATTCTTGAAACGTTTTAAGCTCCATGGAATTCTCTGCGATGATATGGGGCTTGGTAAGACGCTTCAAGCATCTGCAATTGTGGCATCTGATGCAGCAGAGCGTCGTGGCTTAACAGAAGAACCAGATGTTTTTCCATCTATAATTGTTTGCCCTTCAACACTAGTTGGCCACTGGGCGTTTGAAATTGAGAAGTATATCGACCTTTCTCTGCTAAGCGTGTTGCAGTATGTTGGCTCTGCCCAAGACCGCGTTTCTCTCCGTGAGCTGTTCAAGAACCACAATGTCATTATCACATCTTATGATGTGGTCCGCAAGGATGCTGATTATCTGACACAGTTCTCATGGAACTATTGTATTCTGGATGAGGGCCACATTATTAAGAATGCGAAATCTAAAATTACTTCAGCAGTGAAACAGTTGAAAGCCCAACACCGGCTTATCCTCAGTGGAACGCCAATACAG AATAATATCATCGAGCTGTGGTCCCTTTTTGACTTTTTAATGCCTGGATTTCTTGGAACAGAGAGACAG TTTCAAGCATCTTATGGAAAACCGTTGCTAGCTGCTAGAGATCCTAAATGCTCTGCCAAGGATGCTGAAGCGGGTGTACTGGCGATGGAAGCACTCCATAAGCAA GTTATGCCATTCTTATTGCGGCGTACGAAAGAGGAAGTCCTCTCTGACCTGCCAGAAAAAATCATACAGGACAGATACTGTGACCTTAGTCCTGTCCAGTTGAAGCTTTATGAGCAGTTTTCTGGTTCGCATGCTAAGCAAGAAATATCTACTATCATAAAAGTTGATGGATCAGCAGATTCAAGCAATGTGGAAGTCGCGCCAACAAAAGCATCCACACACGTTTTCCAG GCGCTGCAGTACCTGCTTAAACTCTGCAGTCATCCGCTTCTTGTTCTTGGCGAAAAGGTTACAGAGCCGGTGGCTTCTGATTTAGCAGCAATGATAAATGGATGTTCAGACATTATCACTGAGCTTCATAAAGTTCAACACTCGCCAAAGCTTGTTGCCCTTCAAGAAATTTTAGAAGAATGTGGTATAGGTTCTGAAGCGTCTAGTTCAGATGGAACTCTAAGTGTAGGCCAGCATAGAGTTCTGATATTTGCACAGCACAAA GCTTTGCTGGACATTATTGAAAAAGACTTGTTTCAAGCCCACATGAAAAG CGTCACATATATGCGACTGGATGGTTCAGTTGTACCCGAGAAAAGGTTTGAGATTGTGAAGGCTTTTAATTCAGATCCCACAATTGATGTTCTACTTCTGACAACACATG TTGGTGGACTTGGATTGAACCTGACCTCTGCTGACACGATTGTATTTATGGAGCATGATTGGAATCCTATGCGTGATCATCAG GCGATGGATAGAGCGCATAGATTGGGACAGAAGAGAGTTGTAAATGTACACCGTCTCATAATGCGTGGAACACTGGAAGAAAAAGTGATGAGTCTCCAACGATTCAAAGTATCGGTTGCCAATACGGTGATCAATGCTGAGAATGCTAGTATGAAGACAATGAACACTGATCAGTTGCTAGACTTATTTGCTTCAGCTGAAACTTCGAAAAag GGTGGTGCGTCTTCGAAGAAGGGATCAGAGGATAATGATCAGACTGCTGGAACTGGGAAAGGAATCAAAGCAATTCTGGGTAACTTGGAGGAACTGTGGGATCAATCACAGTACACGGAGGAGTACAATCTTAACCAATTCTTAGCTAAGCTAAACGGGTAG
- the BNAA09G34220D gene encoding uncharacterized protein BNAA09G34220D → MGNCFSTSSVSTAEISPLDLAVKPPPVAVASPAAGAQTHLPAPPPRLPIPPPSAKETTATATATSTVTVKLYGPSNSLTTSYLRFALLHKRVNLRFVPSEDQKPTIQIGSEKTSGTQDALLRYIEEKFPEPRLMIWKFNLEGFDEATPPVVKTIWLQHRSMTWHVERMLRWSEDLAARGGRRAVDPSVGTPKMEIRKFAKSYTQLQEMMLEHAQMEERVLFPVLESVDRGMCKSASAEHGRELPLMNGIKEYIKSIAVMDSGICSEELFSLASRFKSLQMMCKAHFEEEEKELLPMVEAAEMGKEKQKKLMNQGLEVMRGTHTNVFDFLLQGLTPQEAMQYLDLLMNFADPDLISSFMCQRDIVD, encoded by the exons ATGGGAAACTGCTTCTCGACTTCTTCTGTATCCACCGCTGAGATCTCTCCTCTTGACCTCGCCGTCAAACCTCCACCCGTCGCCGTAGCCTCTCCCGCCGCCGGAGCACAAACTCACCTTCCCGCTCCTCCTCCTCGACTCCCAATCCCTCCGCCTTCAGCTAAGGAAACGACAGCTACGGCGACGGCGACCTCCACCGTCACAGTGAAACTATACGGACCGTCGAACAGTCTCACGACCTCATACCTCCGCTTCGCACTCCTCCACAAGAGAGTAAACCTCCGCTTCGTCCCCTCCGAAGACCAGAAGCCGACGATCCAAATCGGATCGGAGAAAACGTCGGGAACTCAAGACGCTCTCCTCCGCTACATCGAGGAAAAGTTCCCGGAGCCGAGGCTGATGATATGGAAGTTCAACCTCGAAGGCTTCGACGAGGCGACGCCGCCGGTAGTGAAGACGATCTGGCTTCAGCACAGGAGCATGACGTGGCACGTGGAGAGGATGCTGAGGTGGTCGGAGGATTTAGCGGCACGTGGAGGGAGGAGAGCCGTTGATCCGTCCGTGGGGACGCCGAAGATGGAGATTAGGAAGTTCGCGAAGAGCTATACGCAGTTGCAGGAGATGATGCTTGAGCACGCTCAGATGGAGGAGAGAGTCCTCTTCCCTGTTCTTGAATCTGTTGATCGAG GGATGTGTAAGAGTGCAAGCGCAGAACATGGGAGAGAGTTACCGTTGATGAATGGGATCAAGgagtatataaaatcgattgcTGTAATGGATTCTGGGATATGTTCTGAGGAGCTCTTTAGTCTTGCTTCTCGTTTCAAATCATTACAG ATGATGTGTAAAGCTCAttttgaagaggaggagaaAGAGTTGCTACCGATGGTGGAAGCTGCAGAGATGGGGAAAGagaagcagaagaagctgatgaatcaAGGGTTGGAAGTTATGAGAGGGACTCATACTAATGTCTTTGATTTCCTCCTTCAAGGTCTCACACCTCAAGAAGCTATGCAGTATCTTGACTTGCTCATGAACTTTGCTGATCCAGATCTTATCTCTTCTTTCATGTGCCAACGAGACATTGTTGATTGA
- the LOC106412018 gene encoding vesicle-associated membrane protein 727, whose protein sequence is MSQKGLIYSFVAKGTVVLAEHTPYSGNFSTIAVQCLQKLPTNSSKYTYSCDAHTFNFLVHNGFVFLVVADESTGRSVPFVFLERVKEDFKKRYAASIKNDELHPLDDDDEDDDLFGDRFSIAYNLDREFGPILKEHMQYCMSHPEEMSKLSKLKAQINDVKGIMMDNIEKVLDRGEKIELLVDKSENLQFQADSFQRQGRQLRRKMWIQSLQMKLMVGGAVMSFILIVWVVACGGFKCSS, encoded by the exons ATGAGTCAGAAGGGTTTGATATACAGCTTCGTCGCCAAAGGAACCGTTGTTCTAGCGGAGCACACTCCTTATTCAGGAAACTTCAGCACCATCGCTGTTCAATGTCTCCAGAAGCTTCCCACTAATAGCAGCAAGTATACTTACTCTTGCGATGCTCACACTTTCAATTTCCTTGTCCACAATGGCTTTG TGTTTCTTGTGGTTGCTGATGAGTCCACGGGAAGAAGTGTTCCTTTTGTGTTTCTTGAACGTGTCAAAGAAGACTTCAAGAAACGGTATGCGGCGAGTATAAAGAACGATGAGCTGCATCctcttgatgatgatgacgaagaCGATGATTTGTTTGGTGATCGGTTTAGCATTGCGTACAATCTTGACAGGGAGTTCGG GCCTATACTTAAGGAGCATATGCAGTATTGTATGAGCCATCCAGAAGAGATGAGCAAACTTTCAAAGTTGAAGGCTCAAATAAATGATGTCAAGGGGATCATGATGGACAACATTGAGAAG GTTTTGGACAGAGGAGAGAAAATCGAACTTCTGGTTGACAAAAGCGAGAACCTTCAGTTCCAAGCGGATAGCTTCCAGAGACAAGGAAGGCAGCTAAGAAGGAAGATGTGGATACAGAGCCTGCAGATGAAGCTGATGGTGGGAGGTGCTGTCATGTCCTTTATTCTCATCGTTTGGGTTGTTGCTTGTGGAGGTTTTAAATGCTCATCATGA
- the LOC106414947 gene encoding uncharacterized protein LOC106414947, whose protein sequence is MSYVPPHKRHENVALRASSVPPSLLTKHKNTKIIYANDFISRWFLVGSEDNNSFQLVPVSSEWRRESEDKPLVMLAKSESGKLEDPWLWVAEKVENDLMLGFGRAKETLLRYASDDVNLRLITRFDTLRDDNVTKRVLEKLKRSFRTNVPKSYVENTVYGVVPKMGFSVEETKELYHVKVFDNTRPDITISCKCMAELNALRHLIIDVSCLDQDLDMRLSVDSKRTLTNLSENEIKSLKELTVSAVIDPNVKGGLKWPLGKLSCGDRYSVCGVWHTVTTTYRNQTLRLQVREADRYDFRTGIGGASREVFLKLRALSKLLKEENVEGKCVSDMLKDCLKTVWDYFLKIQV, encoded by the exons ATGTCTTACGTTCCTCCACATAAACGACATGAAAACGTAGCACTCAGGGCATCCTCTGTTCCACCTTCTCTTCttacaaaacacaaaaatacaaaGATAATCTACGCAAACGATTTCATCTCCAGGTGGTTTCTCGTTGGTTCAGAGGACAACAACAGCTTTCAACTTGTCCCCGTTTCTTCAGAATGGAGAAGAGAGTCAGAAGACAAACCGTTGGTAATGTTAGCGAAGAGCGAGTCCGGAAAACTGGAAGATCCATGGCTATGGGTAGCAGAGAAGGTAGAGAATGATCTTATGTTGGGATTTGGTAGGGCAAAGGAGACGCTCCTACGTTATGCATCAGATGATGTCAACCTCAGATTGATCACTAGGTTTG ACACTTTACGAGATGATAACGTAACTAAAAGGGTGCTGGAAAAACTCAAGAGATCATTTCGTACAAATGTTCCAAAGTCATATGTCGAGAACACTGTGTATGGAGTGGTTCCTAAGATGGGATTCTCTGTTGAAGAGACCAAGGAGTTGTATCATGTGAAG GTGTTTGACAACACTCGTCCTGATATAACCATCTCTTGTAAATGTATG GCGGAGCTTAATGCTCTGAGGCACTTGATTATCGATGTATCCTGCCTTGACCAAGATCTTGACATGAGGCTATCGGTTGATTCAAAAAGGACATTGACCAATCTATCA GAGAATGAGATCAAAAGTCTCAAAGAACTGACAGTTTCAGCAGTGATAGATCCAAATGTTAAAGGTGGGTTAAAATGGCCTCTTGGGAAATTATCATGTGGTGATCGTTACAGCGTTTGCGGCGTATGGCATACCGTCACAACTACATACAGAAACCAGACATTGAGGCTTCAAGTCCGAGAGGCTGATCGGTATGATTTTAGAACTGGAATTGGAGGAGCGTCAAGGGAAGTTTTTCTCAAGTTAAGAGCCTTAAGCAAACTACTCAAG GAGGAAAATGTGGAGGGGAAATGTGTTTCAGACATGCTGAAAGATTGTCTGAAAACAGTGTGGGACTACTTTTTGAAGATACAAGTGTAG
- the LOC106412187 gene encoding ethylene-responsive transcription factor WRI1 yields the protein MKRPLTTSPSTSSSTSSSACILPTQPETPRPKRAKRAKKSSIPTDVKPQNPTSPASTRRSSIYRGVTRHRWTGRYEAHLWDKSSWNSIQNKKGKQVYLGAYDSEEAAAHTYDLAALKYWGPDTILNFPAETYTKELEEMQRCTKEEYLASLRRQSSGFSRGVSKYRGVARHHHNGRWEARIGRVFGNKYLYLGTYNTQEEAAAAYDMAAIEYRGANAVTNFDISNYIDRLKKKGVFPFPVSQANHQEAVLAEAKQEVEAKEEPTEEVKQCVEKEEPQEAKEEKTEKKQQQQEVEEAVVTCCIDSSESNELAWDFCMMDSGFAPFLTDSNLSSENPIEYPELFNEMGFEDNIDFMFEEGKQDCLSLENLDCCDGVVVVGRESPTSLSSSPLSCLSTDSASSTTTTTITSVSCNYSV from the exons atgaagagACCCTTAACCACTTCTCCTTCTACCTCctcttctacttcttcttcgGCTTGTATACTTCCGACTCAACCAGAGACTCCAAGGCCCAAACGAGCCAAAAGGGCTAAGAAATCTTCTATTCCTACTGATGTTAAACCACAGAATCCCACCAGTCCTGCCTCCACCAGACGCAGCTCTATCTACAGAGGAGTCACTAg ACATAGATGGACAGGGAGATACGAGGCTCATCTATGGGACAAAAGCTCGTGGAATTCGATTCAGAACAAGAAAGGCAAACAAG TTTATCtgg GAGCATATGACAGCGAGGAAGCAGCAGCGCATACGTACGATCTAGCTGCTCTCAAGTACTGGGGTCCCGACACCATCTTGAACTTTCCG GCTGAGACGTACACAAAGGAGTTGGAGGAGATGCAGAGATGTACAAAGGAAGAGTATTTGGCTTCTCTCCGCCGCCAGAGCAGTGGTTTCTCTAGAGGCGTCTCTAAATATCGCGGCGTCGCCAG GCATCACCATAACGGAAGATGGGAAGCTAGGATTGGAAGGGTGTTTGGAAACAAGTACTTGTACCTCGGCACTTATA ATACGCAGGAGGAAGCTGCAGCTGCATATGACATGGCGGCTATAGAGTACAGAGGCGCAAACGCAGTGACCAACTTCGACATTAGTAACTACATCGACCGGTTAAAGAAAAAAGGTGTCTTCCCATTCCCTGTGAGCCAAGCCAATCATCAAGAAGCTGTTCTTGCTGAAGCCAAACAAGAAGTGGAAGCTAAAGAAGAGCCTACAGAAGAAGTGAAGCAGTGTGTCGAAAAAGAAGAACCGCAAGAAGCTAAAGAAGAGAAGACTgagaaaaaacaacaacaacaagaagtgGAGGAGGCGGTGGTCACTTGCTGCATTGATTCTTCGGAGAGCAATGAGCTGGCTTGGGACTTCTGTATGATGGATTCAGGGTTTGCTCCGTTTTTGACGGATTCAAATCTCTCGAGTGAGAATCCCATTGAGTATCCTGAGCTTTTCAATGAGATGGGGTTTGAGGATAACATTGACTTCATGTTCGAGGAAGGGAAGCAAGACTGCTTGAGCTTGGAGAATCTGGATTGTTGCGATGGTGTTGTTGTGGTGGGAAGAGAGAGCCCAACTTCATTGTCGTCTTCACCGTTGTCTTGCTTGTCTACTGACTctgcttcatcaacaacaacaacaacaataacctCTGTTTCTTGTAACTATTCTGTCTGA